One window of Leptotrichia trevisanii DSM 22070 genomic DNA carries:
- a CDS encoding Txe/YoeB family addiction module toxin, which yields MNINWNSKAWKEYLEWQSKDKKIVKKINEIIKDIQKNGNEGLNKSEPLRHGLSGYWSRRITDRHRFIYKLTENEIVIIACANYYK from the coding sequence ATGAATATAAATTGGAATAGTAAAGCATGGAAAGAATACTTAGAATGGCAATCAAAAGATAAAAAAATTGTTAAGAAGATTAATGAAATTATTAAAGATATTCAGAAAAATGGGAATGAGGGGTTAAATAAATCTGAGCCTTTAAGACATGGGTTAAGTGGTTATTGGAGCAGAAGGATAACTGACAGGCATAGATTTATTTATAAATTGACTGAAAATGAGATTGTGATAATTGCTTGTGCCAATTATTATAAATAG